In the Solanum pennellii chromosome 5, SPENNV200 genome, one interval contains:
- the LOC107018854 gene encoding uncharacterized protein LOC107018854 — protein sequence MMALYKNNAELFQVRVRRGILGFVYKFLDKIKNCFRSCGRGGKFSLFTNRGLLFCVFVLAVLCLISLAAFGLGMHFHGKLEPNMLPWREMRKDIIAHDVPDRPTKKPRKQRFFPCDVAFKDSVDLLSEPKDFLNFTHFSLGYMETEKKASHINAHEPRFGGHQTLEEREQSFFAVNQTVHCGFVRGAEGFPSTGFDLKEEDRKYMSVCRVVVSSCIFGSSDFLRRPTSRLMSEYSKKNVCFVMFVDEQTLSTLSKEGNAPDDGGFVGLWKLVVVKNLPYTDMRKTGKVPKFLSHRLFPSSRYSIWLDSKLRLATDPMLIIDHFLWQTGSEYAISNHYTRHCVWDEVLQNKRLNKYNHTAIDEQFSFYQSDGLTKFDPSDPNTPLPSYVPEGSFIVRAHTPMSNLFSCLWFNEVDRFTSRDQLSFGFTFLKLKRMNPDKPFHLNMFKDCERRSLVKLFHHREPYVPPPPKIS from the exons ATGATGGCTCTGTATAAGAACAATGCTGAACTCTTCCAAGTGAGAGTGAGAAGAGGCATACTGGGGTTTGTTTACAAGTTTTTGGATAAAATCAAGAACTGTTTTAGAAGCTGTGGGAGAGGAGGAAAGTTCAGTCTTTTTACAAATAGGGGATTGCTGTTTTGTGTATTTGTACTTGCTGTGCTGTGCTTGATTTCATTGGCGGCTTTTGGCTTAGGAATGCACTTCCATG GTAAATTGGAACCTAACATGTTACCTTGGAGAGAAATGCGAAAGGATATTATTGCGCATGATGTCCCTGACCGACCAACAAAGAAACCCCGTAAGCAGC GTTTTTTCCCCTGTGATGTAGCATTTAAGGATTCCGTCGATTTGCTTAGTGAACCAAAGGACTTTTTGAATTTCACCCATTTTTCCTTGGGATATATGGAAACAGAAAAGAAAGCTTCCCATATTAATGCTCATGAACCCAGATTTGGTGGACATCAGACCCTTGAAGAAAGAGAACAATCATTTTTTGCTGTAAATCAAACAGTTCATTGTGGTTTTGTGAGGGGAGCTGAAGGGTTCCCAAGTACTGGATTTGATTTGAAAGAGGAGGACAGAAAATACATGAGTGTGTGTAGAGTGGTCGTATCGTCATGTATATTTGGAAGCTCTGATTTTTTAAGAAGGCCGACAAGCAGATTG ATGAGTGAGTACTCAAAGAAGAATGTATGTTTTGTTATGTTTGTTGATGAGCAAACTCTTTCGACACTCTCAAAAGAAGGAAATGCACCTGATGATGGTGGATTTGTTGGTTTGTGGAAATTAGTTGTCGTCAAGAACTTACCATACACAGATATGCGTAAAACAGGGAAAGTACCAAAGTTTTTGTCACATCGCCTCTTTCCTTCTTCGAG GTACTCTATTTGGCTTGATAGCAAACTGCGGCTCGCAACCGATCCAATGTTGATAATTGATCATTTCTTGTGGCAAACTGGCTCTGAGTATGCCATCTCAAATCATTATACTCGGCACTGTGTTTGGGATGAAGTACTCCAAAATAAGCGTCTAAATAAGTACAATCACACTGCTATTGATGAACAGTTCTCGTTTTACCAATCTGACGGTCTTACCAAATTTGATCCTTCAGATCCAAACACTCCTCTGCCAAGCT ATGTTCCTGAAGGTTCTTTTATTGTTAGAGCACATACACCCATGTCAAATTTGTTCTCTTGCCTCTGGTTCAACGAAGTTGATCGATTTACTTCACGTGACCAGCTAAGCTTCGGATTTACATTCCTAAAACTGAAAAGAATGAATCCAGACAAACCATTCcatttaaatatgtttaag GACTGCGAGCGTAGGTCGCTGGTCAAGTTATTTCATCACAGAGAGCCATATGTTCCACCACCTCCAAAAATTAGTTGA